From the genome of Prunus persica cultivar Lovell chromosome G8, Prunus_persica_NCBIv2, whole genome shotgun sequence:
CAGGGTGAGCACAGAGAGAAATTATAGAGTAAAATACTTATTGGGGGTTTGCTTTGTGGGCTAACTAGAGACACTGCAAATAAATTGAATCAATGTTGATATGTGAACGTCGTGTAATTTGCAAAACAGCTCGGTTTTCTTTTCCACCtatttgttagtttttttttcttttcatctttttaatCATTCAAGTCCCAAAATTCAGATGTAAAAGGTAGTTCCAATGTGAAATAGACCCATATACTTGTCTGCCTCATTGGTTTTTGTAGAACTCCTTTGAAATCATAGAAATGCTGTTCCATAATGGAACTtctattgttgttttttcttctaattttctGTCACAGTTTGGAAAATGTCTTAAATCCGAAAATCGTGTTGGGTCACCACTGAACAGCACTCCCCGACCATGAAAAAGATAGTTAATATATTAGAGTAAAATCAGTAACTCCACAAAAAATTACAGAGTTGTCTTGCTAACGAAGAGGAATATTTGTGCTCAAAAAGAGAGTGGTGTCTCCCTACCCAACCTTTCACCAGTTGATCCAGGACTAGTTAGTATTAAGAATACCTTCATGTCAGACAATCTAAAATCCTGAAATATTTAGTTCCTGCTCACCCTTGTCCTCCTCCTTGGCTTTTCCTTTGCCTCACCATCAACAGTATCACCAGCAGCAACAGCATCTAGCTTACCCACATCATCGACATCAACATGCTTGATGCCCATGAAGTGCACctcttccatttcttcttctgcaGTGAAGTAACCCTCTCCCATATCATCATGCTTTAAGTCCACGGGTTGATGTATTGTGCTATTATCGAGGCTTTTGGCTGTTTCCAGAGATTCATCATGTGAAGAGGGCTCTGCCGAGGGAATTGATCCCTCTTCAGCAACCTCTGCACCTGAGGTTTCTGATTTTATCTGGGAACGGCGGGTTTGAATAAGATAATGTGCCACCGACTTGTAACCCAGTTTTGAGACCtgataaattaacaaaatttagCAATTGGTTAGCCATGTTAATTTGTGAAATTGCTCACTATGTACCAAAATCACAGTGCCCAAACTATGTAGTGATTCTAATGAGTGAATGCCTGTATGCAtaccctctctttttttcattttctttttttcaaacagATGATAGGACCTCACTAAGTCTGACATGCAAGGACCTAAGATTATCAACTGAGAAACCGTGGGGTGCTGGAAGAGAAGAATATTACACCAAATTATATAATGATCACAGATGCATGCAGGATGAATAAGGTTGATAGGGTTAACCTTCCTATACAGATTACCAGTGGGTTCCCACCCTTTTGCTTTACGGCAAAGACTGCAGTTGCAGATGCCCCGACAAGCAGGGCAAACCCAATCAGGATTTTGGTTGGCTTCAATCACATTCTCTCCATATCTGTTGAAGACGGTAAAGTTTAATGTATAGGACCATCAGCGCTCATTACAAAGATATAAAATTGCAACACTAGTTCTTTGAATAAACATTAAGCTAATGACATGCTTCTGAGGTCTTGTCAGTTGTTCTCAAGGTACATGTACAACCTTTCATTCATTGCATGTTTTTGGTAAGAATTGAAGcattaaaataataacaaaaaaagttaCTTTGAACAGGTAACTTAAGAAAGAACTTACCTTGTGTATATGCAATCTCCACATAACTGCCCTTGGACCAAGTCACATTTGCAGCAATGTGTATGCTGGCCAAGAGTTTTCTGCCTGCAAGGAAGTATGTTATCTCTAAGCATAGTTTACCAAGTGAAAGGACACCTTTAATTAACAAGTAAAAAGTAAGCTCAAATAATGCATGATGAATGTATTGTGTGATTAAACAATGAACCCAGTATAACAGTAAATTTAGGCACTTTTTCTATACTCTTGAGAAGGTACCATCTTTCATCCAGTTATAAATCATATGTATGAGCTACGTCAATCATCATTAACCCTTGaaataattttccattttAGATTCAGAAAACAAATTACTTTGAGTATAAAAGAATAATACATGCACGAATAAGAATGCTGCAACAACGAACAAATGCACTGCAAAACTCGAGGAAGAATAGGAAGCAACAACAATTTATATCAGTTTGAAACTTGAAGGAATTCTTTTAAGGACAATTATTCAAATGTCAAACAAGCCACGTTTAGTTTTTCAGTGTAAACATGAATGGGCTAAGCTTGCGGACTTAAGAGTTAAATTGTATCTAAAATCTTAGAATGTTCTGCATAAGTTGACATGTTAAAATCTGACAATGTTGTTAGGAACATCATTATCAGCTAGTCAATTAAAGCTGGTTCAACGAATCTGTTTAAAGTATGAAATTAATACATGCACAAATAAGAATGCTGCAACAACCAACCAATGCACTGCAAAAAtcaaggaagaaaaggaaggaaTCAAAAGGCAACACAACAATTTATATCAGTTTGAAAATTGACGATCTCTGGTGCTCAAAGAATCCTTTTCAGGACAATGATTCAAATGTCAAACAAGCCACATGACTTTTTTCTGTGTAACATGAATGGACTAAGCTTGCGGACTTACagttaaattgtattttaaatcTTAGAATGTTCTGCATAACTGACATGTTAAGAATATCTTATCAGCTAGTCAATTAAAGCCGGTTCAACTAATATGTATAAAGTATGAAATCTTTTCACAGTTCAAATCATAACTTTACTGaataaaaatctgaaataatATTTGTCGCAACAATGCAAAAATATCGACAGTCCCAGGGATTACAACAAACACAGTAAGTCATCTTCAATGGTTACTAGAAAAGCAAGAAACCCATCACAGGAATCATGAACTACCTGCATTGGTGGCAAGTTTCTCCCTTAACCCCATCATATATGCGTTTTCTATCTTCCCCATAGCCATCCACACCCATGGTCCAGCTTGTCATGCAATCCCCCAACAGCTTCTCATGTTCCTCTGTATAAATCTCTGGCTGTGAACCCTCCTTGATACAAATATTAACACTCCCTGAggtctctctcttccctttaGGCTTTCTAATTTCCACATAACTTACTGGAGCCACAGTCTTCAacctaacaaaaacaaaaaacaatttatttaaaaagaaaatccttTGAAGTTTTAACCTTTCCTaccattttcttttgcattttcCTGGAACCCAAGCAAGAGGGTCATAAAAACGAAAGAGGAGACAAGTGGGTCACCTAGAAGAGCGCCTTGGGGGGGACCCAGAGTTGTGGATTTTGGTCTGAACAGAAGGGTCTCTCTGACTCTGGGAACGTTTTGGAGGGGCAGCTTTCGGCTTGAGCTTCAGCGAGAAGTCCAAAAGACCCAGCTTCTGCAATCTCTCCTTGTTCTCTTTGATCCTTTGGTCCCTGAACTGCTCGTACCCTGAAACCCCTGCAGTTCCATCTACGGTTCCTTCACCACTGTTCACTTCCGAGTTGCCTCCTCGGCCTCGATTTCTCTGAACCACCATTAAAAACAGGGGGCAGTGGAGAATGATGGACTTTCCTCTGTAAACGAAAGTGACAAAACCTATTTGCCTGTGcctgtatattttttattataagaaattgatgttcttgttgtgagagagagagagagagagagagagagagagagaggcgccAATGCACAATACGAAACGAATGGGGAAATTCTATTGGGAACCCACTAATGCTTTCTACACCCAAGTTGTGTGTaatcaattaatttaatttaaaatgcaTCCATATGAtatttttgaacaaaattataagtttTTAATCTCAATGTTGGGCTCGCTAACAATTTATAAACAATTAAAAGCAAAAGATGAAATGACTCGAGTAAAGGACTTATAGCTCAAAAGATTAAAAACGATTATTCTGCATGAAGTCTTATATTTGAATATCTTATTTCTTAATATCACTTGTACGAactaaaaaagtcaaaattgaatattcaatctaaaaagaaaacaaaaagaaagtagggcgGTAAAAGTTCAAACTATTATTAGTAGTAACAGTAGAGATTTTGGCACACATAATGAAAGAGCATTTTGGGTTCCAAATAGAACCCAACTTTAAGTTGGTTTATTGCCATTTTGTAAGGTTAGTttattatcattttggtcGACAATTGGCATGTTGGCAAGAGAACCAAACTTTAGGTGAAGAAACCTGTAATTGACTGTGGGTGAGTTGAGGTCGTGTGGCTGGAGCTGATGGACCCCTTGCGGCTGGATCCCAAATAATTATGGCTCGATTGATATTCATGCCTCTGTGCCTAAAATTCGAATTATAAGTCAATGTCTACGAGGCCAAGAAGGAATGTGGCAAGAACCAAGTCACGAATAACCAAGTCACGAATCAAGGCATAATCACAtcacaagtttttcttttctattttttttgcgtcgaaacacatccaaagattttaAGGAAGCTAGATGAGAAAAAGTATACACAATGCAAAATGGCAAAAAAATAGTGCAAAATGACAAAAAGTACTAGACGAATTACATCGAACGTTTGAATTGTTGCCATTAACTACTTCATAGCCAAATCCTGCACATCAGTTCGGAGAAGTTATTTGCAGTTTGGCGGTTACTACAACACCATATAAAGTTTAAATTGTTGCCATCTTGTTTGGTTTATGGGAAAGAAGGCTGAGGGATgataaattaattgtttttccGTGTTTGGTAAGTTTAGGCATGGAAAATCGTTGCCTTGCACGTGGAAAAGTAGGGGGGAGAGTGAAGTCCTCTCccattggattttgttttcctcctcatgagaaagtttgggaaaatgagccaacattaAATATACATTTTGCATGACCATATTatccccattaacaatttagaattacaatataacattaaatgcattctttttttatttgatttaatatggatataattgaaaaattaaacaaactttgttttacattcctatacaaaccaaacatgtgaaaggaaataaaatggtatttcttaatttccaaatataaaaaatgaatcTTCATTTTCCATTCCTTAAGAAAcgacatgaaaaataatttcccTCAAATCTATTATGTGAATCAAACGGGCCTAACTGCTTCATAACCACATCAGCATGCCGCAGACAccatataaatttgaattatttgcTTCCTTACATGATGGGCCGTGCTTCGGTTTAGCCCATGttgtttcatttattttttaacttatactttttacacttttttttttaaaaaaaaaaataactctTCTGGTTTAGATATCTAATTAGTTAttatcaagttttttttttcttttcatcattATTTTGAGTATTTCAATTGTACTTTTTGGGGTTTGCTTGGTTGCTAATTTAGAAATACTGCTAATGAATTGCACCAGTGTGACATTTGAAGGTCGTATAATTTGCAAAACAGCTCGGTTTTCTTTTCCACCTATTTAATAGctcgttttttttcttcttttttttcattttcaagcaTTCATGTCCCAAAATCAAGTGTGCTATATACTCCCTCGTAAAAGCTTATCCGCCTACTGGGTTTTTGTAAAACTGCATTGAAATCATAAAAATGTTggttcaattgttttttttttcccttccatTTTTCTGTCAGTTTGGAAAATGTCTCAAATCTGAAGATTGAGTTGCTCACCACTCAACAGCACTCTCCGATCTTGAAAAGGATAGTTAATatatttgagtgaaatcagtAACTCCACAAAATATTACAGATGTGGCCTTCTTTGTTGTCCTGCTAACAAAAGAGGAATATTTGTGCTCAAAAAGAGTTTGGtgtctcccaaaatttcacCAGTTGATCCGAGACTACTTAGTATTAAGAACAGGCTTCATGTCAGACAATCAATAATCCAGAAATATTTAGTTCCTGCTCACGCTTGTTTCTCTCCTTGGCTTTTCCTTTGCCTCACCATCATTAGCATCACCAGCAGCAACATCATCTAGCTTACCCACATCATTGACATCAACATGCTTGATGCCCAGGAGGTGCACCTCTCCCATTTTTTCTTCCGTTGTGGAGAACCCCTCATCGTGCCTTAAGTCCTCAGGTTGATGTGTTGTGCTTTCCAGAAATTCATCATGTGAAGATGGCTCAGATCCCTCATCAGCAACCTCTGCACCTGAGGTTTCTGATTTTATCTGGGAACGGTGGGTTTGAATAAGATAATGCGCCAGAGACTTGTAACCCAGTTTTGAGACCtgataaattaacaaaatttagCAATTGGTTATCCATGTTAACTTGTGGACTTGCTCATTATGTACCAAAATCACAGTGCCCAAACTATGTAGTGATTCTATTGAGTGAATGCATGTGTGTACGTGCATATGCATTTAACCGTCTGTAGATGCATGAGTTCCTGTGCTTGTATGCATGTTGTGTTCTATTGcatgtttttctctttatttctttttcattttttcaaacaGATGATAGGACCTCACTCAGTCTGACATGCAAGGACCTAAGAGTATCAACTGAGAAACCGTGGGGATCATGCTGGAAGAGAAGAATATTACACCAAATTATATAATGATCACAAATGCATGCAGCAAACATAAGGTTGATAGGGTTAACCTTCCAATACAGATTACCAGTGGGTTCCCACCCTTTTGCTTTACGGCAAAGATTGCAGTTGCAGATGTCCCGACAAACAGGGCAAACCCAATCAGGATTTTGGTTGGCTTCAAGCATATTCTCTCCATATCTGTGGAAGACGGTAAAATTCATTGCATGTTTTTTTGTAGGAATTGGAACATTAAATGAAATGTTACTTTCAATAGGTAATTTATGAAAGAACTTACCTCGTGAACAAGCAATCTCCACATAACTGCCCTTGGACCGAGTCACATTTGCAGCAATGTGTATGCTGGCCAAGAGTTTTATGCCTGCAAGGAAGTATGTCATCTCTAAGCATAGTTTACCAAGTGAAAGGACACCTTTAATTAAAAAGTCAAAGGTAAGCTCAAATAACACATGATGAATGTATTGTACGATTAAGCAATGAACCCAGTATAACAGTAAATTTAAGCATTTCTTCTATGCTCTTGAGAAGGTACCATCTTCCTTTGGGTTATAATCATATGTATGAGCTCCTAAGCATCAGTAATCCTTGAAATCTCCTTTCCATTATAGatttagaaaacaaattacTAAAgagtataaaatattaatacatGCACGAAATGCTGCAACAACCAACCAATGCACTGCAAAACTAAAAGAAGAATAGGAAGGAACCAATCCATTGAAAGAGTACCTGGTATATTGAAAAAGTTTCAATTGGATGCAAAGTTTTCATATCAATGACAAGACTTCTTTCAATGCTACATTTTCATCTATCCATATAAGTAATTTGATGAATTGAAAGCTTAAAGCCGAAAGAGGCAACAAACTTTAAATGATTCTAAATAAAATGTGGTGTAAAGGATAAACTACTGGGAAAAGGAGAACATAAAATACATTTATTGTAAGGTCAAATGCAAGCTTGATATAGTTAAAAATACAACCCAACCAAAAGGTAACAACAATTTATATCAGTTTGAAACCTGAAAAACTCTGGTGCTCACAGAATCCTTTTAAGGACAATGATTCAAATGTCAAACAAGCCACGCGACTTTTTTCGGTTTACCATGAATGGGCTAAGCTTGCAGACTTACAGTTAAACTATATCTAAAATTTTAGAACGTACTGCATAACTTGACATGTTAAAATTTGATAATGTTGTTAAGAACATCATTATCAGCTAGTCAATTAAAGCCGGTTCAACTAATCCCTATAAAGTATGAAATATTTTCAGAGTTCAAGATCACACCTTTACCAAATAAACATCAGAAATAATATTTGTGGCAAGTTTACAACAATGCAAAAATATCCAGTCCCAGGGGATTACAACAAACACAATGAGTCATCTTCAATTGTTATAAGAAAAGCAAGAAACCCATCACATGAGTCATGAACTACCTGCATTGGTGGCAAGTTTCTCCCTTAACCAAATCCACACCCAGGGGCCAGCTTGTATTACAATCCCCCAACTGCTTCTCATGTTCCTCTGTATAAACCTCTCGCTTTGATCCCTCCTtgatataaatattaataCTCTCTGAGgtctcttccttctctttaggCTTTCTAATTTCCACATAACTTACTGGAGCCACAGTCTTCAacctaacaaaaacaaaatacgcttttttgaaaaagaaaatccttTAAAGTTTTAACCTTTCCTACCATTTTCTTTTGCGTTTTCCTGGAACCCAAACAAGAGGGCCTTTAAAACGAAAGAGGAGAAAAGTGGGTTACCTAGAAGAGCGCCTTGGGGACTTGTGGATTTTGGTCTGAACAGACGAATCTCTCTGACTCTGGGAACGTTTTGGAGTGGCAGCTTTGGGCTTCAGCTTCAGAGCAAGGTCCAAAATTCCCAGCTTCTGCAATCTCTCATTGTTCTCTTTGATCCTTTGGTCCCTGAACTGCTCGTACCCAGAAACCCCAGCAGTTCCATTCTCTACGGTTCCTTCCCCGCTGTTCATTTCCAAGGTGCCTTGGTCTCGATTTCTCTGAACCACCATTGAAAACAGTGGACTCTGTAAACGACATTGGCAAAAACGAAAGTATATTTTATTACAAATGGGGAAATTCTAGAGATATTACAAATGGGGAAATTCTAGAAATATTACAAatgggaaaaaataaaaaaataaaaaaaataaaaaaaaacccaggagagagatagagaggcGGCAATATACATTACAAATGGGGAAATTCTAGAGATATctatatacccattcttagcactaatagaAAAAttctacaccatttaatttttataaacaaactaaaaaaaaaacccaccaaatcacaGCTGgctctattgaatttaattttgattattaaattactttgatgccctattgagtgttttaggcttttttttatgaggttttgggattgtgtttgttttaagaaatcagtggcagttttgtaatttaaaagaagttaaaagcttttttgttatgttgtaaatgggctttgggtatGTTTCTAAAATCCATTTCTTATAAggttcttttttataatttgggctcctatattgggtataatagtgaatctcccgaAATTCTATTGGGTTGGGAACTACTAAAATGCTTTCTAGACTCAACAATAAATTACTCCCCAAAATCTTCCTATTTTTCCCTCAAATGAaactaataaataaaactcCCAACAAATCCGGgcgatttttgtttttgttttttgttgctaAAGTTAGGAATGGAGAGGGGGCGAAGCACACATATGCAGGTCTTATAGGGACTTGCATCCTTGACTGCTTAAGAGCACACTAAAGATCTGGACAATTCAGAAGCCTTTTGAATTTATATCAAATTGCCTAATAATTTACGGTGATCAAGTTTAATGAACCTAGGTAAAATCTTACTGTACTTATGTAGAAACATGATCTTAAGTTgaatggtttttatttttatcaaaatatcTAAGTTGAACGCTAAGAGAGTCTAAAACActttgagaaaaaataaagaggatAACGTGAACAAATAACTAAGATGGGGCTAAAATGAAATGATGACTACTACTTACACTGAAtgggaaaaaaatgaataaaatatgtatgtgtttcatttggtaaaattttggcaagataTAACTGAAAAGTTCAGCtacattataatattttaatataatttatttaaatatttaaatatatattattatttttcaataatatgtgaaaaatatgtgtatcatttgaattttgtatgtatttttcaaaattttataaaaaatatgtattaagtgtgaaaaatacgtacatacgtgttttttttaaacgtGTATTTTACCGACTCTTTAAGATGTGTATGAAACGGaagtattattaaaaaatatgtacatacgtgtataatacgagTATTAAACGGAAAAATATTGACTAGGGTTCTGCTTTTGGGAAATCAATTAATATTCATTAATGCACACCAAAGAGCTCAACAATGATAAAACTGAAGTAGAAGCAAGCATGGCACcaaagagttttttttctcattgagaatgcaaatatatagGTCATGTGAAGAGAGACATAGAGTGGGAGAGTGATCCACAAAGTAGAACAACTATGAAAGCAGTTTTTTCATAAATCAAGAGATAAAGAAATGATAAATGATGACTACTTGAGCTACAAAGCcccttataaataaaaatccatttaaattttgataatatatGCTAcaactcataaaaaaaatgtggaTTGTCACAAATTAGAGTTTTCTTCGACAAAAAGGTATTatagaaagaagaaacaataaat
Proteins encoded in this window:
- the LOC18766156 gene encoding cell division cycle-associated 7-like protein encodes the protein MVVQRNRGRGGNSEVNSGEGTVDGTAGVSGYEQFRDQRIKENKERLQKLGLLDFSLKLKPKAAPPKRSQSQRDPSVQTKIHNSGSPPRRSSRLKTVAPVSYVEIRKPKGKRETSGSVNICIKEGSQPEIYTEEHEKLLGDCMTSWTMGVDGYGEDRKRIYDGVKGETCHQCRQKTLGQHTHCCKCDLVQGQLCGDCIYTRYGENVIEANQNPDWVCPACRGICNCSLCRKAKGWEPTGNLYRKVSKLGYKSVAHYLIQTRRSQIKSETSGAEVAEEGSIPSAEPSSHDESLETAKSLDNSTIHQPVDLKHDDMGEGYFTAEEEMEEVHFMGIKHVDVDDVGKLDAVAAGDTVDGEAKEKPRRRTRVSRN
- the LOC18767620 gene encoding cell division cycle-associated 7-like protein gives rise to the protein MVVQRNRDQGTLEMNSGEGTVENGTAGVSGYEQFRDQRIKENNERLQKLGILDLALKLKPKAATPKRSQSQRDSSVQTKIHKSPRRSSRLKTVAPVSYVEIRKPKEKEETSESINIYIKEGSKREVYTEEHEKQLGDCNTSWPLGVDLVKGETCHQCRHKTLGQHTHCCKCDSVQGQLCGDCLFTRYGENMLEANQNPDWVCPVCRDICNCNLCRKAKGWEPTGNLYWKVSKLGYKSLAHYLIQTHRSQIKSETSGAEVADEGSEPSSHDEFLESTTHQPEDLRHDEGFSTTEEKMGEVHLLGIKHVDVNDVGKLDDVAAGDANDGEAKEKPRRETSVSRN